The Saccharomonospora glauca K62 genome has a segment encoding these proteins:
- a CDS encoding ArsR/SmtB family transcription factor has protein sequence MASATHPDLADVDLPTVLHALADPVRLGLVRLLSDGEERGWGQLDVPVAKSTLSYHLKVLRSSGITRTREEGTRCFVRLRSDELEKRFPGLLDSVIHLSASDRGVIPAGLKDES, from the coding sequence ATGGCTTCTGCAACGCACCCCGACTTGGCGGACGTGGATTTGCCGACCGTGCTCCACGCTCTGGCCGATCCGGTTCGGTTGGGACTGGTGCGGCTGCTCAGCGACGGCGAGGAACGGGGGTGGGGGCAACTCGACGTGCCGGTGGCCAAGTCGACGTTGAGCTACCACCTCAAGGTGCTGCGTTCTTCGGGAATCACGCGGACCCGTGAGGAAGGCACGCGGTGCTTTGTCCGGCTTCGCAGTGACGAGTTGGAGAAGCGTTTCCCCGGGCTGCTCGACAGCGTCATCCACCTCTCGGCCTCCGACCGCGGCGTGATCCCGGCAGGCCTGAAGGACGAGTCGTGA